A genomic segment from Bacillus cereus G9842 encodes:
- the typA gene encoding translational GTPase TypA codes for MLKKRQDLRNIAIIAHVDHGKTTLVDQLLRQAGTFRANEHVEERAMDSNDLERERGITILAKNTAIHYEDKRINILDTPGHADFGGEVERIMKMVDGVLLVVDAYEGCMPQTRFVLKKALEQNLTPIVVVNKIDRDFARPDEVVDEVIDLFIELGANEDQLEFPVVFASAMNGTASLDSNPANQEENMKSLFDTIIEHIPAPIDNSEEPLQFQVALLDYNDYVGRIGVGRVFRGTMKVGQQVALMKVDGSVKQFRVTKLFGYIGLKRQEIEEAKAGDLVAVSGMEDINVGETVCPVEHEDALPLLRIDEPTLQMTFLVNNSPFAGREGKYITSRKIEERLRSQLETDVSLRVDNTESPDAWIVSGRGELHLSILIENMRREGYELQVSKPEVIIKEVDGVRCEPVERVQIDVPEEYTGSIMESMGARKGEMLDMVNNGNGQVRLTFMVPARGLIGYTTEFLTLTRGYGILNHTFDCYQPVHAGQVGGRRQGVLVSLETGKASQYGIMQVEDRGVIFVEPGTEVYAGMIVGEHTRENDLTVNVVKMKQQTNIRSATKDQTSTMKKPRLMTLEESLEYLNDDEFCEVTPESIRLRKKILDKSERERAAKKKKSVEA; via the coding sequence ATGTTGAAAAAACGACAAGATTTACGTAATATAGCAATTATTGCCCACGTTGACCATGGTAAAACAACACTTGTTGACCAGTTATTACGTCAAGCGGGGACTTTCCGTGCGAACGAACACGTTGAAGAACGCGCAATGGATTCAAATGATCTAGAAAGAGAACGCGGTATTACAATTTTAGCGAAAAATACAGCGATTCACTATGAAGATAAAAGAATTAACATTTTAGATACACCAGGTCACGCTGACTTCGGTGGAGAAGTAGAACGTATCATGAAAATGGTTGATGGTGTTTTACTTGTTGTTGATGCATATGAAGGTTGTATGCCACAAACACGATTTGTTTTAAAGAAAGCTCTTGAGCAAAACTTAACTCCAATCGTAGTTGTAAACAAAATTGACCGTGACTTCGCTCGTCCTGATGAAGTAGTTGATGAAGTAATCGACTTATTCATTGAGCTTGGTGCAAACGAAGATCAATTAGAGTTCCCAGTTGTATTTGCATCAGCAATGAACGGAACAGCAAGCTTAGATTCAAACCCAGCAAATCAAGAAGAGAATATGAAATCATTATTTGATACAATTATCGAACATATTCCAGCACCGATTGATAACAGTGAAGAGCCACTTCAATTCCAAGTAGCACTTCTTGATTACAACGACTATGTTGGACGTATTGGAGTTGGACGCGTATTCCGCGGTACAATGAAGGTTGGACAACAAGTTGCTTTAATGAAAGTTGACGGAAGTGTAAAACAATTCCGCGTAACGAAATTATTCGGTTACATTGGATTAAAACGTCAAGAAATCGAAGAAGCAAAAGCTGGGGACTTAGTAGCCGTTTCTGGTATGGAAGACATTAACGTTGGTGAAACGGTATGTCCGGTTGAGCATGAAGATGCGTTACCATTACTACGTATTGATGAGCCAACACTACAAATGACGTTCCTTGTAAATAACAGCCCATTTGCAGGTCGTGAAGGTAAATACATTACATCTCGTAAAATTGAAGAGCGTCTTCGTTCACAATTAGAAACAGATGTAAGTTTACGTGTAGATAATACAGAGTCTCCTGATGCGTGGATCGTATCTGGACGTGGGGAACTACATTTATCTATCTTAATCGAAAACATGCGTCGTGAAGGTTATGAATTACAAGTATCTAAGCCAGAGGTAATCATTAAAGAAGTTGATGGCGTAAGATGTGAACCTGTAGAGCGCGTACAAATCGATGTACCTGAAGAATACACTGGTTCTATTATGGAATCTATGGGTGCACGTAAAGGTGAAATGTTAGATATGGTGAATAACGGAAACGGTCAAGTGCGCCTTACTTTCATGGTTCCAGCACGTGGTTTAATTGGTTACACAACAGAATTCTTAACATTAACTCGTGGTTACGGTATTTTAAACCATACATTCGATTGCTACCAACCAGTACACGCTGGACAAGTTGGTGGACGTCGCCAAGGTGTTCTAGTTTCACTTGAAACAGGAAAAGCATCACAATACGGTATTATGCAAGTTGAAGACCGTGGTGTAATCTTCGTTGAACCAGGTACAGAAGTATATGCTGGTATGATTGTTGGAGAACACACTCGTGAGAACGACTTAACAGTTAACGTTGTGAAAATGAAACAACAAACTAACATTCGTTCTGCGACGAAAGATCAAACTTCAACAATGAAGAAACCACGCCTAATGACTTTAGAAGAATCATTAGAGTACTTAAACGATGATGAGTTCTGTGAAGTAACTCCAGAATCAATTCGTCTGCGTAAAAAGATTCTTGATAAGAGTGAGCGCGAAAGAGCTGCTAAGAAAAAGAAATCGGTTGAAGCGTAA
- a CDS encoding DUF5325 family protein has translation MEHIQYRFLLTAIIGVIFLIGIGIMIAENSPIGIIICIIGTFVAVGYGFVTKRKMRKSQ, from the coding sequence ATGGAACACATTCAATATCGCTTTTTATTAACCGCAATTATCGGTGTTATTTTCTTAATCGGTATCGGCATTATGATTGCTGAAAATAGTCCAATCGGTATTATTATTTGCATTATCGGCACATTTGTTGCAGTTGGGTACGGTTTTGTAACAAAAAGAAAAATGCGCAAATCACAATAA
- a CDS encoding inositol monophosphatase family protein, which produces MQEVWKDIDAHAKRWIRDAGEHLMASMKKALIIETKSNAADLVTNMDREIERFLIGKIKETFPNHNILGEEGYGDEITSSGGVVWLIDPIDGTMNFVHQKRNFAISIGIYENGIGKIGLIYDPVHDELYHAVKGSGAFCNDISIPPLEKGTVEQGIVALNAIWLTDNPLLNMESMMALVKKARGTRSYGCAALEMIYVATGRIDAYVTPRLSPWDFGGGQIIVEEVGGKVTTFSGAPLSIIEKSSVLVAKPGVYEEVLSFILEQQKK; this is translated from the coding sequence ATGCAAGAAGTATGGAAAGACATCGATGCACACGCCAAACGGTGGATTCGGGATGCAGGAGAGCATTTGATGGCATCAATGAAAAAAGCACTTATTATAGAAACAAAATCAAATGCAGCTGACTTAGTTACAAATATGGACCGAGAGATAGAACGGTTTTTAATTGGGAAAATTAAAGAAACATTCCCGAATCATAATATTTTAGGAGAAGAGGGTTATGGAGACGAGATAACGTCTTCTGGCGGGGTTGTTTGGTTAATTGATCCAATTGACGGTACGATGAACTTTGTTCATCAAAAAAGAAATTTTGCGATTTCAATTGGTATTTATGAGAACGGTATCGGAAAGATTGGACTTATTTATGATCCAGTGCACGATGAACTATATCATGCAGTCAAGGGATCCGGAGCTTTTTGTAATGATATATCAATTCCTCCATTGGAAAAAGGAACTGTAGAGCAAGGTATTGTAGCTTTAAATGCGATATGGCTTACAGATAATCCATTGCTTAATATGGAAAGTATGATGGCACTTGTTAAGAAAGCAAGGGGCACGAGATCATATGGCTGTGCAGCACTAGAGATGATATACGTTGCAACAGGAAGAATAGATGCATATGTAACGCCGAGATTATCACCATGGGATTTTGGCGGAGGACAGATAATTGTAGAAGAAGTTGGAGGTAAGGTGACGACATTCTCTGGAGCGCCACTTTCTATCATAGAGAAGAGCAGTGTGTTAGTTGCAAAACCAGGAGTGTATGAAGAAGTGTTATCGTTTATATTAGAGCAACAAAAAAAGTAA
- a CDS encoding YktB family protein, which translates to MTIQTFKSTDFDVFTVDGLEERMSAIKTNIHPKLEALGEQFAEYLSKHTDENFFYHVAKHARRKVNPPNDTWVAFSTNKRGYKMLPHFQIGLWGTHAFIYFGLIYECPQKVETAHAFLEHLNDLKTNIPNDFVWSIDHTKPSVKLHKTLETEDLQKMIERLATVKKAELLVGIHISPEEFSAMTNEQFLAKIESTMQPLLPLYALCNR; encoded by the coding sequence ATGACAATACAAACATTCAAGTCAACTGATTTTGATGTCTTTACAGTTGATGGTCTCGAAGAACGAATGAGTGCAATTAAAACGAACATTCATCCTAAGCTAGAAGCTTTAGGGGAACAATTTGCAGAATACTTATCCAAACACACTGATGAGAACTTTTTTTATCATGTTGCAAAACACGCACGACGGAAAGTCAATCCACCAAACGATACTTGGGTTGCTTTTTCAACAAATAAACGAGGATATAAAATGCTACCGCATTTCCAAATCGGCTTATGGGGTACTCATGCCTTCATATACTTTGGTTTAATCTATGAGTGTCCACAAAAAGTTGAGACGGCTCATGCCTTCTTAGAACATTTAAATGATTTAAAAACAAATATTCCAAATGACTTCGTTTGGTCCATTGACCATACTAAACCAAGTGTGAAATTACATAAAACACTTGAAACCGAAGACTTACAAAAGATGATTGAACGACTAGCTACTGTAAAAAAAGCAGAATTATTAGTTGGTATTCATATATCACCAGAGGAGTTTTCAGCAATGACCAACGAACAATTCCTTGCTAAGATTGAATCTACGATGCAACCACTCCTTCCTTTATATGCACTTTGTAATCGATAG
- a CDS encoding UPF0223 family protein, producing MEYQYPLDYDWSNEEMVTIVKFYEAIEKAYEKGIIREELMGLYRRFKEIVPSKAEEKKIDKEFQEVSGYSIYRAIQRAKEVEEQKVVKI from the coding sequence ATGGAATATCAATATCCGTTAGATTATGATTGGTCAAATGAGGAAATGGTTACAATTGTGAAGTTTTATGAAGCGATTGAGAAAGCTTATGAAAAAGGAATTATAAGAGAAGAATTAATGGGTTTATATCGTCGTTTTAAAGAGATTGTTCCATCGAAAGCAGAAGAAAAGAAAATTGATAAAGAGTTTCAAGAAGTAAGTGGATACTCTATATATCGTGCTATTCAAAGGGCAAAGGAAGTTGAAGAACAAAAGGTTGTAAAAATATAA